In Armatimonadota bacterium, the following are encoded in one genomic region:
- the pheT gene encoding phenylalanine--tRNA ligase subunit beta encodes MKLSTNWLREYIDINCPLDELATKLTMAGLEVEETIPLSKEAIAKAGGSGAAADIVWDVKVTPNRGDWLSVLGAARECAPLVGAKAKIPSANVEGSEPPTSDLIKIRIDDPDLCRRYVGIVVRGVKIKQSPGWLKDRLIAAGMRPINNVVDVTNYVMLELGQPLHAFDYHLLHNSQIIVRRAKPGEVIVSLDGQERKLENDMLVIADSDRPVALAGIMGGIDSEISEQTQDILIESANFNSVSIRRTSKHLGLVTESSYRYERSVDPSIAPTAAIRAAQLISELGEGTVSKGMVDVYPSPVEPIEIKVRPKRVNDILGTDIDTDSMVDYLNSLEIETSLRDGLLICRVPTFRADITREIDVVEEVGRVYGYENFAMTLPKSSLQGKDSPEGLFRDRVRRILMTCGCQEALTHSLVSSSLAEMTGKSDISLTVRNPLTEDLDAMRTDLFPNLLQVIARNQSYGTNDVSVFEVGKVYFKTSDTGHGERLSIAGAMIGNMAASAWSLPEEALQVDFYTCKAVVENLLDGLGITGAEYKAAQVPMLHATRAAKIIIADNEVGILGEAAPDVRESFDLRGRPYVFELDFEALMAASPKIVKYKEPARFPALYRHLAVVVDDELEYTKLERLVQGSGKGLVADVDLLDVYKGEQIGLGRRSLTVSIVFRSQEKTLTDDEVNTVLAGIKEALMGELGANFR; translated from the coding sequence ATGAAACTATCAACTAATTGGCTTAGAGAATATATAGATATAAACTGTCCGCTTGATGAGCTTGCGACAAAGCTCACGATGGCGGGCCTCGAGGTAGAGGAGACGATTCCTCTGAGCAAAGAGGCCATAGCCAAAGCAGGCGGCAGCGGCGCCGCTGCCGACATCGTCTGGGATGTCAAGGTCACTCCAAACAGGGGCGACTGGCTCTCCGTGCTGGGCGCGGCCAGGGAGTGCGCACCTCTGGTAGGCGCAAAGGCGAAGATACCTTCGGCGAATGTCGAGGGCAGTGAGCCGCCTACTTCCGATCTTATAAAGATTCGCATTGACGACCCCGACCTGTGCAGACGATACGTCGGCATAGTAGTTAGAGGCGTCAAGATCAAGCAGTCTCCAGGCTGGCTCAAAGACCGTCTGATCGCAGCCGGTATGCGCCCGATCAACAATGTTGTGGACGTCACCAATTATGTAATGCTTGAACTCGGCCAGCCTCTGCATGCATTCGATTACCACCTCCTGCACAATTCACAGATAATTGTTCGCCGTGCAAAGCCGGGTGAGGTGATCGTCTCACTCGACGGCCAAGAGCGAAAACTAGAAAATGACATGCTCGTCATCGCCGATTCAGACCGTCCTGTAGCTCTTGCGGGGATTATGGGTGGAATTGATTCAGAAATTAGCGAGCAGACGCAGGATATTTTAATAGAGTCGGCTAACTTTAATAGTGTAAGCATCAGGCGCACTTCAAAGCACCTGGGGCTTGTAACTGAGTCGTCATACAGATACGAGCGTTCGGTCGACCCTTCAATCGCTCCGACGGCGGCCATAAGGGCTGCGCAGTTGATAAGCGAGTTGGGGGAGGGCACGGTCTCAAAGGGCATGGTAGACGTATACCCGTCTCCGGTAGAGCCGATTGAGATAAAAGTCAGGCCGAAGCGTGTGAATGATATTTTAGGTACCGACATCGACACCGATTCGATGGTCGATTACCTGAATAGCCTTGAAATTGAGACCTCATTGCGGGATGGTTTGCTCATCTGCAGGGTTCCCACGTTCAGGGCGGATATAACTCGCGAGATAGATGTTGTCGAAGAGGTAGGCAGAGTATACGGCTACGAAAACTTTGCTATGACGCTGCCGAAGTCTTCGCTGCAGGGTAAGGACAGTCCCGAAGGTCTTTTCAGAGACAGGGTCAGACGAATATTGATGACCTGCGGTTGCCAGGAGGCGCTCACTCATTCACTGGTGAGCAGCTCATTAGCTGAGATGACCGGCAAGTCGGATATTAGTCTCACGGTCAGAAACCCGCTGACTGAAGATCTTGATGCCATGCGCACCGACCTGTTTCCTAACCTGCTGCAGGTTATCGCGAGAAACCAGTCATACGGCACAAACGATGTCTCAGTGTTCGAGGTAGGCAAGGTTTACTTTAAGACTTCGGACACGGGACATGGTGAAAGGCTCTCGATTGCGGGGGCAATGATCGGAAACATGGCCGCAAGCGCCTGGAGTCTGCCCGAAGAGGCATTGCAGGTGGATTTCTATACTTGTAAGGCCGTGGTTGAAAATCTATTGGATGGTTTAGGGATCACAGGAGCCGAGTATAAGGCGGCGCAGGTCCCGATGTTGCATGCAACGCGCGCGGCAAAGATTATCATTGCAGATAACGAAGTCGGAATATTAGGCGAAGCCGCGCCGGACGTGAGGGAGTCGTTTGATCTTAGGGGAAGGCCATACGTCTTTGAGCTTGATTTCGAGGCTCTAATGGCGGCATCCCCCAAGATTGTCAAATACAAGGAACCGGCTCGGTTCCCGGCTCTATACCGGCACCTCGCGGTTGTTGTTGATGATGAATTAGAATACACTAAGCTTGAACGTCTTGTCCAAGGATCGGGCAAGGGTTTGGTTGCGGACGTCGATCTGCTGGATGTGTATAAGGGCGAGCAGATTGGGTTGGGACGTCGAAGTCTGACAGTATCCATAGTGTTCCGATCCCAAGAAAAGACTCTGACAGACGATGAAGTGAACACCGTTCTGGCGGGTATTAAGGAAGCCCTAATGGGAGAATTAGGGGCTAACTTCCGCTAG